The following are encoded in a window of Solidesulfovibrio magneticus RS-1 genomic DNA:
- a CDS encoding tetratricopeptide repeat protein, whose product MPISAAPSCLRLVPRLASGWLLAGLLLVSLAAGCAQKRPPTPVRLAPETTAESPESVIMRATPAIAAGQATPTVYQERGEAYYRMGQFELAQKDFEQAQSAGGGAQTAYDLGAAAYMNQDYQKAINYFSDAIAKDATMAKAYNNRGVAAFALGQYDKAGADFSAAAGLGGQSAAASLFNRALAYQAQNEFDRALADYDRVIGLDPSQTAARNNKADIYITLRRYDEAAVELDTAIRRNSGDPDLYYNRALVREKLGNYPQAMEDYDRAAKLRSNFGQAYRNRGVLRLRLQMTREGCADLSLACQFGYCGHLEKAKNFGLCQ is encoded by the coding sequence ATGCCCATCTCTGCCGCGCCGTCATGCTTACGTCTCGTGCCGCGCCTTGCCTCCGGCTGGCTGCTGGCCGGGCTTTTGCTCGTGTCCCTGGCCGCTGGCTGCGCCCAGAAGCGACCGCCAACCCCGGTGCGGCTAGCTCCGGAAACCACGGCCGAATCGCCTGAAAGCGTCATCATGCGCGCCACCCCGGCCATCGCCGCCGGCCAGGCCACGCCCACCGTCTACCAGGAGCGCGGCGAGGCCTACTACCGTATGGGGCAGTTCGAACTGGCCCAGAAGGATTTCGAACAGGCCCAGAGCGCCGGCGGCGGCGCCCAGACCGCCTACGATCTCGGCGCGGCCGCCTACATGAATCAGGACTACCAAAAGGCCATCAACTACTTCTCCGACGCCATCGCCAAGGACGCCACCATGGCCAAGGCCTACAACAATCGCGGCGTGGCGGCCTTTGCCCTGGGCCAGTACGACAAGGCCGGGGCCGATTTCTCCGCCGCCGCCGGACTGGGCGGCCAAAGCGCCGCGGCCTCGCTTTTTAACCGCGCCCTGGCCTATCAGGCCCAGAACGAATTTGACCGAGCCCTGGCCGACTACGACCGGGTCATCGGCCTGGACCCGTCCCAGACCGCCGCCCGCAACAACAAGGCCGACATCTACATCACCCTGCGCCGCTACGACGAAGCCGCCGTGGAACTCGACACGGCCATCCGCCGCAACTCCGGCGACCCCGACCTGTATTACAACCGCGCCCTGGTCCGGGAGAAACTCGGCAACTATCCCCAGGCCATGGAAGACTACGACCGGGCCGCCAAACTGCGTTCCAACTTCGGCCAAGCCTACCGCAACCGGGGCGTGCTGCGCCTTCGCTTGCAAATGACCCGCGAGGGCTGCGCCGACCTCTCCCTGGCCTGCCAGTTCGGCTACTGCGGCCACCTGGAAAAGGCCAAGAACTTCGGCCTGTGCCAGTAG
- a CDS encoding MarR family winged helix-turn-helix transcriptional regulator: MESSPSVAVPEQASESLPIALNDVARAWRSRLDERLRPLGLSSAMWAVIRRLATGQAALTQRELAEAVGIEGPTLVRLLDRLEQHGIARRVSDPRDRRIKRVELAEQARQNWDASLKAGLELSSELTRGIPPKDLETTRTVLRTMLERL; this comes from the coding sequence ATGGAATCCTCTCCGTCTGTCGCTGTCCCCGAGCAGGCTTCGGAATCCCTCCCCATTGCCCTGAACGACGTAGCCCGGGCCTGGCGGTCCCGATTGGACGAACGCCTTCGCCCTCTTGGCCTCTCGAGCGCCATGTGGGCCGTCATCCGCCGCCTGGCCACCGGCCAGGCGGCGTTGACCCAACGCGAGCTGGCCGAGGCCGTGGGCATCGAAGGCCCGACACTGGTGCGCCTGCTGGACCGGCTGGAACAGCACGGCATCGCCCGGCGCGTGTCCGACCCCCGGGACCGTCGCATCAAGCGGGTGGAACTGGCCGAACAGGCCCGGCAGAACTGGGACGCCTCCCTGAAGGCCGGACTGGAGCTCAGCAGCGAACTGACGCGTGGCATTCCCCCCAAGGACCTCGAAACCACGCGCACGGTCCTGCGCACCATGCTCGAACGCCTCTAA